CATCTTCCCCAAGGGCTGGTCACTCCTACTAAATTGGTAAAATACACAAGAATGTAGCAGAAAAAGTAACTCAGCCTACTACACGGATCAAACGCTGAGAAAATACTGTCCCATGAGATTGAAGTTGGCCGATTTCTAAAATAAGCAGATTTAGTCAAAGCTGTGTTGCACAAGTGCGTGTGTAGttgaaaaatacataaaaaacgAAATAGAAGATTATTTCCCTTTAAAAACAGTGCTGCTTCTCAAAGGAGAGAAGTGGTCCTGATGAGAGGGGTGTAACGCCCCAAACCCCTGATCAAACACTTGCTCCCACATAGCTCACTAACTAAGCGTAAGATCTGAAAATGAAAATTAGATATTTGATATCAGAAACGACAATGACCCCTCGTATACGTAACGTGACAACACATTTTAGCAGCACAGGCCGAAGGACTCGATATTATCGGCTAACGTCAGTTGGCTAAAGGCAGGAAGTGAGAGATGCAAGCTTTGTGCTAAGGCTAGTTTAGCGCCTAAACAGCCGAGGTTTCATACCGACCTTGCCAATGTTCAGCAAAAATCCTCCCTTATCCAACTTGTCTGTTCCTCATACTCGGTAGTAAAGGTATTGTCAAAAACACCACATTTTACCCGATCTAGTAGACAAAATTAGCAGTAAAAACCCATAGACGGGTCTGTCATTCTCAGAGGCGGTACCTTATTATTCTCCTTCGATCTGATTGGTCAGAAAATACGAGTCATGGGTTCTTCCGATGGCTAATTGGTTGATGTGTCCATGGTCCCGGTTTGAAGTCCGCCTAATTAAAGCGTCCCTTCGGATTTCTCAATGctttatttcaataaataaatttgatgccATTCGATTAATAAAACTCTTCCCAAGATAACCTTCAACAGTTTTGTCATCACTTTTCGTTTAAACCTAAAAGATCCGCACAACACAGAAGGAAAGAtaaatatttttctgtgttttaatgTCTGTATATATAAACAAGATATTTACAAATCATATAATAGCCATCAGTAAGTTACTGGATAAAACATGTATTACTTTCTTACAGATGTTTAACAGAAAACAATCAACACAACACAGAAATTATTAATAAATACCCTCCACTGGAAGTTAGTGTCCCCTTGGATTTGTAGCAGCCAGACATCAAGTGAAACAACAGCATAAACTGATTTCTTTGCATTTGGATACTGTGTAAAACCATCAATGACAAAGGCAATGCAAAGTTACCATGTTTTTTTTGGTCTTAAATACAAGTCCTTTGTATGTGAATAAGAAAGCCGCATAGATAAGACAATCAACAGTCAGAGTTATCGATGTTCACTCAGCCACTGATTAGGCACACACCAGGGGGATGTCTGCAACTGAAAAAACTGATACTGTATCTTCCAAAAGCATCACACTCCAAACACTGCCTGCACCTCCAAGCACAGAGTGAACTCCCAAAAGAAGCAGCTTTAGGGTTATGCATCCTTAGTCCATGTATGAGGTGTCCATGGCTTCGCCGTCTGGGTGGAGCAACCTCCCACCTAAGCGCTCAATGTCATCTAGACTGAGCTGCCGAAGTGAACGTTCATAGtccttaaagaaaagaaagaaaaatcattGCGTGCCACCaggttaaaaaaacatttttaaatatttgattTTAACCTGTTATGTGTCTGGGGGATAAAAATATTCTGATTTTAGTCAAGCATGCAGGGTAACAGGAATGACATTCCATGATAGTTTTGTCTTTATAAGTTCAACTCTATCAAGCTAATCCTGGTAATTTCACTTGTTTACAGATTCAAATGCCAACAAAAGAAGTGTTCAAAAACTGAATGGAATAAGTGCAGACAGCACAGACACATTGTGTGAAATGAATAATACTTACATTGAACCAGCATATATTGTTGAAAAATGGCAAACTTATTTTGGTCCCTGTTCTATTGCTGCCGTCCCACCAAATGATTACGAAGCAATTTGTACTCTGCAACAATGAATTACAGAACATATGCAACGCCTTCCTGCCAATGTCAAAGGACCCATATTTCCTTAAGTACACTCTGATCTGTCCCTTCTTGTAGACCGTCACAGTGTTATATTTACAGTTCAATCTTTTGTCCAGGTAAACTCCCGGGTGTCTGCAGTCCTCCACCTATCTCTTCAAGATGAACATAGCGACTGGCTTAATCCTACTTCTCCTAAAACCCACAATAATCTCCTTTGTCTTGTTCACATTCAAGGTAAGACCATTTTTCcaacaccatgccacaaagtggCCAACCAGTTCCCTGCATTCATCCCCTCTTTTACTAATGATACACCCAACAACTGCGGAGTCGTCTGAATATTCATGGAGAcgacaggactctgagttgtactggAAGTGTGAGGTCTGCAGCGTGAACAGAAACAGGGACTACAGTTCCTTGTGGTGCTCCCATGTTGCTGAATACTTTCTCAGACACACAAACGCTCTCCTGTCTGTCAGGTAGTCAGTAATCCCAGAGGTTGCAGATGCAACCCTCTTTGTTAGTTGGAGCTCCTCACATGGTAGCGGAGACTAAATCATGTAAAATGCAGTGGAGAAATcgaagaacatgatcctcaccgTGCTGCCTGAGTTTTCCAGATAAGCGTGCGTGCACTGAAGCAGGTAGATGATGGCACCTTCAGCAAGCTACAGGGGGCCCTGAAAGCTGTTCATTTAGGGGGCCGTCTCTCTAAGACTCCCATGATGTGGAGTGTTAGATCAGCTGGCCTTTAGTCGTTGAGGGCAGATGGATGAAAGTATTGGAACAACAGAGGATGTCTGCCACTGCACTGAAACTTTCTCCTCACTCAGGCTATGGTTAAATGGTTACTTACCCAGCCCAATAAGTAGGTGATCATTTACTAGGTAGATCCTATAGCCTGCACCTCTTTCCTAAATCAAAAAGTTTGATCTCACAGAGACCAAAACTACTGGTGCGTTGACAAGAAACCTTCAGCTTTTAAGATGATCTCCAAGTTTATCAGCCTTTAAGTGCCAACAGTAAGTTAGAACAAATCCTAAGAGAGATGTGCTGCCAATAAAAGTAATTCTTAGTTAGTATCTAGTTATTTAGGTTTAAGATATTTATAAGATTTCCTCTAAAAGGTTTAATCTGAGGTATTTGCAAATTGgtcatttttaatgtttttttctcttcttttttgttaACCCATTGCAGTGGGACCCACAAGAATGTTTTTTTCTGGTCACGTTCGAATAATATATTCCAACAAAAAACCTCTAAGAGGATatagttgttaaaaaaaaagggggaagaaGCTAAACTAACTGTGGACAATCAGCATCACATGCTGCTAAggctacttcttcttcttcttcttttttaaaacagaaaatactcAACATTTGTGTGGCCAATAATTCAGTGCAGGGAAACTGAGTGGCTGACATATTCTATAGATCTATGTTTTATCTCAAAGTTGAGGATTAAAACACAAGATGCTGTATTTACAATCTAATACTATCTGGCAAAGATTTTCATCTTCTTTGAGCATACATTTGATAACCGTCTTGTTATGGCTTGTAAGAAAGTGGAAATACACAGCATGTTAGACAGTTTCTTAAGGTTCAGCAGAAGGAGGAGACGGAGAAGCTTAGGGTGAGTTATAGAAATGGAGGATGTTGGCTTCACAGAGTGACTCAATGCAGGAACTGACCTACAGTTAAGGTGATCTTTCTTTCTGTAACAGGGAAACCACAGTTTTTCTGAAATCAAGGTTAACAAACTTAGGAGTTTCACTAAATCCACTTTCACAAACGCAAGCAAGATTCTAGTTGAAAAATGTTGTAAAACATTAACATTCTTAAATGTCCGGAAACTTAATTACATTTTCCTTAAAGCCCCATGTCTGTTACTCTTCTATAACTGGGAAAAAAGACTTTAACCAGCATCCGATGCTGCCATTTTCAGCTTCCAGATTTCACAGAACTAAACATTTTGCAAATCAGAAACTGTAGATACCCTCACTTATCCACACTTGCGTGGATGGAGATGCAAAAAATGATACTTTAATCAAGTGACCCTGTCTACATGCATAAGTAAAGCATTTTAATACCTTTACAAGCTGTTCATGTACTTTTGCTGCATCTGCTGGACTGAAGTGTCTTGCAAGTATAGTTGCCACAGTCTGCCACACCCCTCcctgtgtgctgctgctgctgccagccgCTCCAGAGACAACCGTCTTCTCCCCCACAGGACGGATAACCAGATTCAATTTAGCCTCCGGGCCGATGGAGTAATCACTCAGTCTGTGTTCGTCTGAGGGAAACAAATGTGAGATTCACTTAAGAAAAATGTAAACGTTTAATGCAAGTACTGAAGAATTGTTAGATGTAGAGATAACAGTTATCAGACACTTGACCTTTGACAAATTTACCTGCAAGTGCTTTTCCTTTGTAGAGTAACCGCTGCTGGTTTGCTGGTATGTTGAGTCGTTCAGACACAAGTTCCTTCACTGTGGAGACCTTTTCATCCTCAGTCACCTATAAGATCAACACCACAATGATAGACACAGAGGACTCTTCTCATCCCTCCATTTCATGCCACCTTATCTTCTCTCCTTTGTCTTTCTGTCCGTCATACAGATTGTGATTTCAACATGAAATCTTGAGACGTGTTAACTCCTTAAAGCATCTGGATCACAGAGGGATGGAAGCTTGCCAGTGGAGCTATGAGCAAGGATGTACAGGCCTCTCTTTGATGAAGGTATTTTTGTAAATATAACATATAAAAGGGGGTGAGACAAGTTTAGATTATGAGTTACCATGACACTGTTCAACtcttttgacagagatcattaaATATGGTATATGGCGATACCAAAATGATGGACTGCTGCACCCATGTTGTATCAAATCGATGTTTTAAAATGGCTAAAAGGCAATTCAAACAGCACTGCAGCCATGTTATAGGACTAATACCGTAAAATTCTCAGAGCAGAGATTGGGAAAGCCATTGCTTGGTTTTGCTGTTTAAGCAAAGTTTTGAGTCAATGCTCTACAGAATACACAAGCTACAGATATaccttttcatttaattttttcttggtttaAATaacccaaacaaacaaaaactttaggCCCATGGACTCTGATCTCACTGAAAACAACCGTGGCCGTACTGTCACCTTCAATCATGATGAGGTGTATAATAATACTGTTCAGAGGGATGTGGGTGTTTATATATAAAGCAGGCCTAGTCTTACCCTTGTTTGTGCCTCATTTCATTACATTATCAGTTAAAAACACATGAGGCACAAACTGGGACAAAGATAGATCCATAGTAAGCTAATTAAGTTACAAACTGATGACGATGGCTAAATAAACTATTTAAAATGTTACACTGCTCTGGcctaacaaaaaaatatatatcactAACCTTTTACAGAGGTGACTTTCTTTTTATTCGACTATACCAAAACAAGGAGCGAGAGTTCCCACTTAGCCACTGTGTATGGCCTCAAGACGGGACAGACTGATAACAGTACGTTCAACTTGTGCTTCTCAAAGATGTGGCTAGCAGGCTAGCTACTACAACGTTAATACATGAATGGGAGAGGATGTTTTTGTACTATTAACCCATTTAACTTAAATCACGTCTTGTACGTGAACCAATTTCCAGACTTATGAGTCATATATATGTTTACTGTAAAAATTACCTTGCAATTACCCCAGCATGTGATAAATCCAGCGCTATCCGCTAAACTGATAGCTTTCCTGGCTAACTAGTCGTGTGGATGGGCATCGTGCAGTCAGTTAGTTCGACAGTGTGTAACTTACCTGGACACTGCACTCTTTTCCTTGAAGTGGCTTCACTGTGAGAATCATTTTTGTGTATGccgaacaaaacaaaaccagacggcaatatttttaaaagttaaataaCACAATCCGGCCAAGTAACGTTACTACGTTAGTTCGTAATAACCACACAGGTTCCTTTCTTGTCAGTGGCCCATCTTCTTCGCCCGCTGCTTTCAGACGCGACACTCCCTACTGCCGCCTACTGAATGGAGCTTGGAACTGCAGCAGAGGGCAGCCGCAAATGGAGAATTAAACACAAGAAAAACATTACTGTGAAAACCTTGTTTATGTTTGGACTCCCATACGCAACAGGGATATGATTTTCTGCAAAGCATCTCTTTTCTTTAACGCCTCTCTTTTAGATTGTGTGCATGCTATCTAAAAATTACAAACTGGAACTGCATTGACTTTGCCAACCGCCTTGCAGCCTTGTGCTTGggcatgaaataataattagaaaacaatgtttaatttatttgattttctGCTTTGTTCTTACACTCATCTGTCTTTATGAAATATGCAGCTGGGTAAATCTGTTCTCATAACTTATTATCGGCGTACAATAGATCTGTGGATATTCCTCGGAGTTTCTGGAACAGGCTAAGTATAATAAGAAATAACCAAATAAGTGAAttaatgaatagataaataaagacatgaataagtgaaaaagtaaaagaaataattaattaattctaaaaaaaaaaaaaaggaaaaacaactcGCCCGCATTGTACTATGTACTCTGTCTTTTCTGTCATATTCAGTCTGGAAAAGGAATTTATTTAAATTAAAGGCTCAAAGGTAGATGGACTGACTCAACGCTGTTTTTGCGGGCTATTACTACGTCGTCCTTACCGAGTAAAGAGGTAAAAGGTTTTCCATTTCAAGACTCCTCATCTCAAGACCATTTTCCACTTATATAACCCACATTAAAGCAGTGCCCATACATTTTTATAGCAAATTTCAGTCTTTGAATGACACGGACTTGGGGAATCTGTCTAGCCTACACCTTGATCGTGTTGAACAACATTTACTTCTACAAAGTTAGCATAGTGGAACTGACCAACTGCGCTCATCAGAAACATATCACCACATCACTTACGTATGACATATTAAAAATGCACAATTAAGCCAACACTTCAGAAAAGGTTCAGATAGCctacaaaaaagggaaaatggaTAAACCTGCGGTCAGTGCATACTTCTACCTCTGTCAAGAGCAAAATGATTAATGTTCTCTGATCCGTTAGGCGGATAC
This Odontesthes bonariensis isolate fOdoBon6 chromosome 6, fOdoBon6.hap1, whole genome shotgun sequence DNA region includes the following protein-coding sequences:
- the ubl4a gene encoding ubiquitin-like protein 4A, with amino-acid sequence MILTVKPLQGKECSVQVTEDEKVSTVKELVSERLNIPANQQRLLYKGKALADEHRLSDYSIGPEAKLNLVIRPVGEKTVVSGAAGSSSSTQGGVWQTVATILARHFSPADAAKVHEQLVKDYERSLRQLSLDDIERLGGRLLHPDGEAMDTSYMD